The Fusarium poae strain DAOMC 252244 chromosome 2, whole genome shotgun sequence nucleotide sequence GAAGTGTATACCCGTTGGCGTGAGTTGACCCCAGCGCAGAGGGTTTCTACTTGCACCCAAAGCGCAGGCCACGACATCTTTGCTCATGAATTTGGTGCTTCGCAGAAACGATGCTTCATCACCAGGGCTTGTCTTTGAGAAGTCATAGGACTCTATAGGAGTCAATCCTGAGTCGCCTGATGCTGAGAGGTCGTAGAGCATGAGGGTAGAGCCTTTACCGCTTGCGAGGAGATTCGCCTCTGGTTGCCATTGTAAGGATGAGactgccgtttggcctgGCGACTTCCTCATGTCAGAAAGATTATCTCGTAGTGGTCCATCTGTTCCCTTTAGTTGTCGTGAAATTGATGTAAAGTCGTCCCTGCCAGAGAGTATCTGGATGTCTCCGTTGGCTCTCCCGACGACAACTCCCGGTACCTCATTATCTTCTATGACCGATACTGCTGTGACGTCTCCGATGCCTCCTTTGTACCCATGAGCCTGACCCGGGATCTGATGCCAAGTATCAGGCTTCCCGTTAACGGGCTTCATTCTCACCATGAGGTTCTCACCCACACCGGCCGCGAGAACATCATTTTGTAGTGAAGATGAAAGCCGGGCATCAAGAACAGTGTGGAACAGAACCGACTGGCTTCCAGCCACCCTGCGGTGAAACCTCTCGGgctgttgcttcttctcatgAAGGACATTAATCCAAAACCCACGCTTCTCCCAACAACGGTCGAGGTACGTCGCTCGATCCGCAATTGTACTCCATTGAGTATCACCATTCGTCGCTATTTCCAGTGAAGGAAATCTAGTTTTGACAAAAGTCCGCCACCCGTCCTGTCTAACAAGGGAGCGAAGATGTTTTGTCAAGGCCGAGACGTGCGCTACGTCGCGAGCCGTGTCGAGATGCTcgacgatatcgagaacGAGGTCATCTGGAAGACTTGCTAGAGATACCTTATCCATGGTTTATTCTTGGTTGAGGTGGTGAATGTTGTTGTATCAAGGGCATTTCGCCGAGGAATTTTTAGATGGTTATGATGgcgtctctctttttttgaCGCCGCTTTTCAATGGTTCGGTGACGTTTATTAAGGAGCAGAATTCGATCTTGGCGATTCCATGAATTGGGGAAAGTTTTGAGTATTCTCGTTTATctatgaagaagaaaagaatggTTCAATAGGAAAGACAAAATCACAAGAACACTTTCCTAATGAATCAGGATTtgttgcattgcattgcttATTGCTTACTTGCTTCTTATTCTCACTACTGAGTTAGTTAGTGCCTGTCTGCCTAGAATTGCTATAAAACACGGCGTCATTGCGGGTCTGTCTTGCTTGTCTGATAATTGCATAGGCACATTAGATAACAACCTACTTGGCTGATATATCTTGCAAGAAAACCGcagaaataaagaaaataaaatattag carries:
- a CDS encoding hypothetical protein (BUSCO:31153at5125) → MDKVSLASLPDDLVLDIVEHLDTARDVAHVSALTKHLRSLVRQDGWRTFVKTRFPSLEIATNGDTQWSTIADRATYLDRCWEKRGFWINVLHEKKQQPERFHRRVAGSQSVLFHTVLDARLSSSLQNDVLAAGVGENLMVRMKPVNGKPDTWHQIPGQAHGYKGGIGDVTAVSVIEDNEVPGVVVGRANGDIQILSGRDDFTSISRQLKGTDGPLRDNLSDMRKSPGQTAVSSLQWQPEANLLASGKGSTLMLYDLSASGDSGLTPIESYDFSKTSPGDEASFLRSTKFMSKDVVACALGASRNPLRWGQLTPTGIHFTNAADNPRPLDDAAKLTDVRMGEKTTVRAIEPVRGGNENLLLSTWDDGTYRLLDIRTPSPQDAVYRDRFQPYEAGSSLLVYGTERFVAGSNTSPDIRLFDFRYPKPYHHTSALPCTTQWPFPSQKDDHKMWRQGWAPDCQPQGCDPQAGLLCNWHGTSRRNYWRPDATLHIGGPTYDRIYCLAKSSDLSDTVYCGLRGAILEMNLHLTDDAKYDPGQRSVPTGWTMGRPGGKISLIETGVSLCQAKEWSLENRGVPELIVQQPRPQKQTESSDQVKRHRLDYAFHKAQDFEQVQA